The Ischnura elegans chromosome 1, ioIscEleg1.1, whole genome shotgun sequence genome contains a region encoding:
- the LOC124157203 gene encoding uncharacterized protein LOC124157203 produces the protein MPNCSACVKSIKREQKSLSCCECKAHYHPLCLSIPEVEFKELSDKRRPWYCDVCRAKIGCGSDGEQIRKAPENESASSSLSPDRVSDILKDFSANLADIRSDQSEIRKSISRWEESFGGQAKSLELLNASLVKITDSLNHLLSENISLKKQLSDTEARLNRVEQDQLRNVIEIHGIPYSEGEVAGALICQVGIAVGIKVDTSEIDYAYRGGSNRSATSHPSPRPAPIIVRFLRSSTAAAFLNGRRTKRNLKLNDIVADQNPTNPPVYINESLTSLNRKLYAMARGLKKEGKIKYVWIRNGRVFARVHDGGERLSILVETDLDCLK, from the coding sequence ATGCCTAACTGCAGTGCATGTGTTAAATCGATCAAGCGCGAGCAGAAGTCGCTCTCTTGCTGTGAGTGTAAGGCCCATTACCATCCACTGTGCCTTTCAATACCTGAAGTGGAATTTAAGGAGCTTAGTGACAAACGTAGACCATGGTATTGCGACGTTTGTCGGGCTAAGATCGGCTGTGGCAGTGATGGAGAGCAAATCAGAAAAGCTCCTGAGAACGAGTCCGCAAGTTCCAGTTTGTCTCCTGATCGTGTGAGTGATATCTTGAAAGATTTTTCTGCTAATCTTGCTGATATCCGGTCGGATCAAAGTGAAATTCGCAAATCAATATCTCGCTGGGAGGAGTCGTTCGGGGGTCAAGCAAAGTCTCTCGAGCTCCTCAATGCCTCCCTTGTGAAAATAACTGATTCCCTGAATCACCTATTAAGTGAAAACATCAGCCTAAAGAAACAACTAAGTGATACGGAAGCTCGCCTTAATCGCGTTGAGCAAGATCAACTCCGGAATGTAATTGAGATCCACGGCATTCCTTACTCCGAAGGGGAGGTAGCTGGGGCCCTGATTTGTCAAGTTGGAATCGCTGTGGGAATTAAAGTGGATACAAGTGAAATCGATTACGCCTACAGGGGTGGTTCCAACCGTTCTGCAACCTCTCACCCTTCACCTAGACCTGCCCCTATTATTGTCCGTTTTCTACGATCTAGCACTGCTGCTGCATTTTTAAATGGTAGACGCACAAAACGGAACCTGAAACTCAACGACATCGTCGCCGACCAGAACCCTACCAACCCTCCTGTCTATATTAATGAATCCTTGACATCCTTAAACCGAAAGCTATATGCAATGGCCAGGGGACTTAAGAAAGAAGGTAAAATCAAATACGTGTGGATTCGTAATGGCCGTGTGTTTGCTCGGGTCCATGATGGTGGTGAACGCCTTTCTATCCTAGTTGAAACTGACCTTGACTGCTTAAAATAA